From a region of the Oxalobacteraceae sp. CFBP 8761 genome:
- a CDS encoding alpha/beta fold hydrolase — MSANFAVRLCSLLLFIGGIASQTHAAETPITLDTPTGQLAGTLELPAGTDKPRVALLIAGSGPTDRDGNSSMIPGRNDSLKLLAAGLAEAGIATVRYDKRGIGGSHAAGSAESALRFEMFVDDAAAWIARLKADTRFASVAVIGHSEGSLIGMLAARQADAAAFVSIAGIADGASTLMRKQLEGKLPPELEKESERILVSLESGAVVDPVPPALATLFRPSVQPYLISWFKYVPAQRIAELTMPVLVVQGNTDIQVDVVQANRLHGARPGAKLAIIPGMNHVFKHVRAVPELQVASYGDPSLPVSPLLVKSIADFLQQGAAPAP, encoded by the coding sequence ATGTCTGCCAACTTTGCCGTTCGTCTTTGCAGCCTGCTGCTGTTCATCGGTGGTATCGCTTCACAAACCCATGCGGCCGAGACACCGATCACGCTCGACACGCCCACCGGGCAGCTGGCCGGGACGCTCGAACTGCCGGCGGGGACCGACAAGCCGCGCGTGGCCTTGCTGATTGCCGGTTCGGGGCCGACGGACCGTGACGGCAACAGCTCGATGATCCCGGGCCGCAACGACAGTCTCAAACTGCTGGCCGCCGGGCTGGCCGAGGCCGGCATCGCGACGGTCCGCTACGACAAGCGGGGGATCGGTGGCAGCCATGCGGCCGGTTCTGCCGAATCGGCGCTGCGCTTCGAGATGTTCGTCGACGATGCGGCGGCCTGGATCGCGAGACTCAAGGCCGATACGCGCTTCGCGTCGGTGGCCGTGATCGGGCACAGCGAAGGCTCGCTGATCGGGATGCTGGCGGCGCGGCAGGCCGATGCGGCGGCATTCGTGTCGATTGCCGGCATTGCCGATGGCGCCTCGACCCTGATGCGCAAGCAGCTCGAAGGCAAGCTGCCACCCGAGCTGGAAAAGGAAAGCGAGCGCATTCTGGTGTCGCTGGAAAGCGGCGCGGTCGTCGATCCGGTACCTCCGGCGCTGGCAACGCTGTTCCGGCCGAGCGTGCAGCCGTATCTGATTTCGTGGTTCAAGTATGTGCCGGCGCAGCGCATCGCGGAGCTGACGATGCCGGTGCTGGTCGTGCAGGGCAATACCGATATCCAAGTGGACGTGGTGCAGGCCAACCGGCTGCACGGTGCCCGCCCGGGGGCGAAGCTGGCGATCATTCCGGGCATGAACCACGTGTTCAAGCACGTGCGCGCGGTGCCGGAACTGCAGGTTGCCAGCTATGGCGACCCAAGCTTGCCTGTTTCGCCCTTGCTGGTGAAGTCGATCGCCGACTTTTTGCAGCAGGGCGCCGCGCCCGCGCCTTGA
- a CDS encoding AraC family transcriptional regulator ligand-binding domain-containing protein: MIAWQAATAASPAARRHSALALEYGRSRDALDADLLRGCGDPGAGSATSAGQYLQQLANTLRLLDSPDTSFMLGQQLLPGHDGAASHALAQAPNLRTLLQTLCRFHAGLTPLLRPRFETWDDVALLYWVDAYGAPSLRPALVEMHMTAVVALCRWLGGERLPWRFCFNRGAPRHIEQHHVHLGAELRFGCQLDAMLLPSGWLDRPWPRASEMAARLAHQAAELEPREAPGLLAALYDYLLARVRDAPTLERTAGDFGVSPATFKRQLLRHHTHFQGELDGVRTHVALWLFQAEGADNDAVARHLGFHDVANFRRSFKRWTGLTPGPIRAALAGELGWFAGHLQHV, encoded by the coding sequence GTGATCGCCTGGCAGGCCGCCACGGCGGCCTCGCCCGCGGCGCGCCGCCACAGCGCGCTGGCGCTGGAATACGGCCGCTCGCGCGATGCGCTTGACGCCGACCTGCTGCGCGGATGCGGCGACCCGGGTGCCGGCAGCGCAACATCTGCTGGCCAGTACCTGCAGCAGCTGGCGAACACCCTGCGCCTGCTGGACAGCCCGGACACCAGCTTCATGCTGGGCCAGCAACTGCTGCCAGGGCACGACGGCGCAGCCAGCCACGCGCTGGCGCAGGCGCCGAACCTGCGCACGCTGCTGCAGACGCTGTGCCGCTTCCACGCCGGCCTGACGCCGCTGCTGCGCCCGCGCTTCGAGACCTGGGACGACGTAGCGCTGCTGTACTGGGTCGATGCGTATGGCGCGCCGAGCCTGCGGCCGGCGCTGGTCGAGATGCACATGACCGCCGTAGTGGCGCTGTGCCGCTGGCTGGGCGGCGAGCGCCTGCCGTGGCGCTTCTGCTTCAATCGCGGCGCGCCGCGCCACATCGAGCAGCATCATGTTCATCTTGGCGCCGAACTGCGCTTCGGCTGCCAGCTCGACGCGATGCTGCTGCCGTCCGGCTGGCTCGACCGTCCATGGCCGCGCGCCAGCGAGATGGCGGCGCGCCTGGCGCACCAGGCGGCCGAACTGGAACCCCGCGAGGCGCCCGGCCTGCTGGCGGCGCTCTACGATTACCTGCTGGCGCGCGTGCGCGACGCGCCCACGCTCGAGCGCACGGCGGGCGACTTCGGCGTCAGCCCGGCCACCTTCAAGCGTCAGCTGCTGCGGCACCATACCCATTTCCAGGGTGAGCTCGACGGGGTGCGCACGCACGTGGCGCTCTGGCTGTTCCAGGCCGAGGGCGCCGACAATGACGCGGTGGCGCGCCACTTGGGCTTTCATGACGTGGCCAACTTCCGGCGCTCGTTCAAGCGCTGGACGGGCCTCACCCCGGGACCGATCCGCGCTGCGCTGGCCGGAGAGCTGGGCTGGTTCGCAGGGCACCTGCAGCACGTCTGA
- a CDS encoding diguanylate cyclase, producing MSPLIRQALLIVGLLGAVVFLFAGAGPAIPFAAWDLVDIASEGGTALLAALWCGLVLASRPDGVVTRLLAGGLACIMLGSWADCLDEVFDVEKSALWDNVLEALLPLGMLVLTAGMVYWRREQATLSDHMRKRERLFRNHRPFDRITQLADAAYLRAQLHIESKRTDGVGSLVLFDIDAFHRINREHGQPEGDRALQAVAHMLLLNLRNDDLLCRYAGDRFAVLMPGLAEPEARAAADHLCRMVSSMCHHAPGGRVHITLRHGCAPARGAPDALLGALCRQMDRQMDPA from the coding sequence ATGTCTCCCCTGATCCGCCAAGCTCTGTTGATCGTCGGCCTGCTCGGCGCCGTCGTGTTTCTGTTTGCCGGCGCCGGTCCGGCCATCCCGTTCGCGGCATGGGATCTGGTGGACATCGCCAGCGAGGGCGGCACGGCCCTGCTGGCGGCGCTGTGGTGCGGATTGGTGCTGGCCAGCCGGCCCGACGGCGTGGTCACGCGCCTGCTGGCGGGCGGCCTGGCCTGCATCATGCTGGGGTCGTGGGCCGACTGCCTGGATGAAGTGTTCGATGTCGAGAAGTCGGCGCTGTGGGACAACGTGCTGGAGGCGCTGCTGCCGCTGGGGATGCTGGTCCTGACCGCCGGCATGGTGTACTGGCGGCGCGAGCAGGCCACGCTGTCGGACCACATGCGCAAGCGCGAACGGCTGTTTCGCAACCACCGACCGTTCGACCGCATCACCCAGCTGGCCGATGCGGCCTACCTGCGCGCGCAGCTGCATATCGAGAGCAAACGGACGGACGGCGTTGGCTCGCTGGTGCTGTTCGATATCGACGCCTTCCACCGCATCAACCGTGAGCACGGCCAGCCCGAGGGCGACCGCGCGCTGCAGGCGGTCGCCCACATGCTGCTGCTGAACCTGCGCAACGACGACCTGCTGTGCCGCTATGCGGGTGACCGCTTTGCCGTGCTGATGCCGGGCCTGGCCGAGCCGGAGGCGCGCGCCGCGGCCGACCATCTGTGCCGCATGGTGTCGTCGATGTGCCACCACGCACCGGGCGGCCGGGTGCACATCACGCTGCGCCATGGCTGCGCGCCGGCGCGCGGCGCGCCCGATGCGCTCCTTGGCGCGCTGTGTCGGCAGATGGATCGTCAGATGGACCCCGCGTGA
- a CDS encoding TonB-dependent receptor — MRHFALPALTAGLLAAAGVHAAEPASVIVTGQRASLARAIAAQEQADNIVSVVSSDDIGHLPDKNAAEALARMPGVSVQRDQGEGRYVVVRGLDADYNSVTINGALVPSPEATRRAVALDVLPAGMIRSLEVTKSATPDQDANSLGGSVEVKTLSAFDLPGKLLNVGAAVGHDTNTSQNSPSANLLWAQRFMDGKLGVAAGISGEKRKFGSDNVETGGDWNGKRLAGFELRDYLPTRERRAGAINLDYRPDAATSYALRGFISRFSDEESRDRMTIGDFEGNEDGVLEGETDTATVERRLRQRKYTQEIRSLTGSLDRRMGQYWKLHAEAAASSATDKTPDAIADARFTNLESFSGIGFTNPRTPHLIAPAGVADAANYELDSFALERASAKDSTRQLRLDLQRDFDAGDWNGAVKFGAKTTRRDKKTDTEAWEYSSDDPTDGDYFGAGPTSMSAFVNGTRLNYPFGNLGYAIDPALVRARLAGLARDPARVAVDSALDDFKLQEDIDAAYLQTSLRRGAWSLLAGVRAERTRFTADGSQVTDDDITPRSASRSYTNWLPGMHLRFDVDQATSVRAAWSNSVVRANFAQLAPGVSLDGDDEATIGNPDLAPLRSHNLDLGIERVIGGDGVVSAYVFTKAIRDFTYTTDLAGSGEWADYASAISYKNGDKARVRGIELAWQQPLRMLPAPFNGLLVGINGSITNSRATIDSADGDGGRAARTIRMPGQSNRVGNVMLGYEAGPFSARLAMNYKSPYLLELGEDTLDATQDRFVDTQKQLDLSMSWKLDKRWQVTFDASNLNNEHYYVYLGDKSRNAQHEQYGRTYKIGLKASIF, encoded by the coding sequence ATGCGCCACTTTGCCCTCCCCGCTCTTACCGCAGGCCTGCTGGCTGCTGCCGGCGTGCACGCCGCCGAACCGGCCAGCGTGATCGTCACCGGCCAGCGCGCCAGCCTGGCGCGCGCCATCGCCGCCCAGGAGCAGGCTGACAATATCGTCAGTGTCGTCAGCAGCGACGACATCGGCCACCTGCCGGACAAGAACGCGGCCGAAGCGCTGGCGCGGATGCCCGGCGTCTCGGTCCAGCGTGACCAGGGCGAAGGCCGCTACGTCGTGGTGCGCGGCCTGGATGCCGACTACAACAGCGTGACCATCAACGGCGCGCTGGTGCCGTCGCCGGAAGCGACGCGCCGCGCGGTGGCGCTGGACGTGCTGCCGGCCGGGATGATCCGCTCGCTCGAAGTGACCAAGTCGGCCACGCCGGACCAGGATGCCAATTCGCTTGGCGGCAGCGTCGAGGTCAAGACCTTGTCCGCGTTCGACCTGCCAGGCAAATTGCTGAACGTCGGCGCAGCGGTCGGCCACGACACCAACACGAGCCAGAACAGCCCGAGCGCCAACCTGCTGTGGGCTCAGCGCTTCATGGACGGCAAACTGGGCGTGGCCGCCGGCATCTCGGGCGAAAAGCGCAAGTTCGGTTCGGACAACGTGGAAACGGGCGGCGACTGGAACGGCAAGCGCCTGGCCGGCTTCGAGCTGCGCGACTACCTGCCCACGCGCGAACGCCGCGCCGGCGCCATCAACCTCGACTACCGCCCGGACGCGGCGACGAGCTACGCACTGCGCGGTTTCATCAGCCGCTTCTCGGACGAAGAATCGCGCGACCGCATGACGATCGGCGATTTCGAAGGCAATGAAGACGGCGTGCTCGAAGGTGAGACGGACACTGCTACCGTCGAGCGCCGCCTGCGCCAGCGCAAGTACACGCAAGAGATCCGCTCGCTCACCGGCTCGCTCGATCGCCGCATGGGCCAGTACTGGAAGCTGCACGCCGAAGCGGCGGCCAGCAGCGCCACCGACAAGACGCCGGACGCGATTGCCGATGCGCGCTTCACCAACCTCGAGAGCTTCAGTGGCATCGGCTTCACTAATCCCCGCACGCCGCACCTGATCGCGCCCGCCGGCGTGGCCGACGCTGCCAACTACGAACTCGATTCGTTCGCGCTCGAACGCGCCTCGGCGAAAGACAGCACCCGCCAGCTGCGCCTGGACCTGCAGCGCGACTTCGACGCCGGCGACTGGAACGGCGCCGTCAAGTTCGGCGCCAAGACCACGCGCCGCGACAAGAAGACCGACACCGAGGCCTGGGAATACAGCAGCGACGACCCGACCGATGGCGATTACTTCGGCGCCGGCCCGACCTCGATGAGCGCGTTTGTGAATGGCACGCGCCTGAACTACCCGTTCGGCAATCTTGGTTATGCGATCGATCCGGCCCTGGTGCGTGCACGCCTGGCCGGCCTGGCACGCGACCCGGCCCGCGTGGCCGTCGATTCGGCGCTGGACGACTTCAAGCTGCAGGAAGACATCGACGCCGCCTACCTGCAAACGAGCCTGCGCCGCGGCGCCTGGTCGCTGCTGGCCGGCGTACGAGCCGAGCGCACGCGCTTTACGGCCGACGGCTCGCAAGTGACCGACGACGACATCACCCCACGCTCCGCCAGCCGCTCGTACACCAACTGGCTGCCGGGCATGCACCTGCGCTTTGACGTCGACCAGGCCACCAGCGTGCGCGCTGCGTGGAGCAACTCGGTCGTGCGCGCCAACTTCGCCCAGCTGGCACCGGGCGTGAGCCTGGACGGCGACGACGAAGCGACGATCGGCAACCCTGACCTGGCGCCGCTGCGCTCGCACAACCTGGACCTGGGCATCGAGCGCGTGATCGGCGGCGATGGCGTGGTCTCGGCCTATGTCTTTACCAAGGCCATTCGCGACTTCACTTACACCACCGACCTGGCCGGCAGCGGAGAATGGGCTGACTACGCGAGCGCAATCTCGTACAAGAATGGCGACAAGGCGCGCGTGCGCGGCATCGAGCTGGCCTGGCAGCAGCCGCTGCGCATGCTGCCGGCGCCGTTCAACGGTTTGCTGGTCGGCATCAACGGCAGCATCACCAATTCGCGCGCCACGATCGACAGCGCCGATGGCGACGGTGGCCGCGCAGCGCGCACGATCCGCATGCCGGGCCAGTCGAACCGCGTCGGCAACGTGATGCTCGGCTACGAAGCCGGCCCGTTCAGCGCGCGCCTGGCGATGAACTACAAGTCGCCGTACCTGCTGGAGCTGGGCGAGGATACGCTCGACGCAACGCAAGACCGCTTCGTCGACACCCAGAAGCAGCTGGACCTGTCGATGTCGTGGAAACTGGACAAGCGCTGGCAGGTCACGTTCGACGCCAGCAACCTGAATAACGAACATTACTATGTGTACCTGGGCGACAAGTCGCGCAATGCGCAGCACGAACAATACGGCCGCACCTACAAGATCGGCCTGAAAGCGAGCATCTTCTGA
- a CDS encoding phytase, with the protein MNKTVSPILHAVLLACSLAAPASGAAPTVPVTLNDAEELAALPGGGWLALDKRALRLVGADGRERASLPLRGERLDLRPLDGGALAIVIDANAERALPVQIDVKAGTLRALPVLPDTGFGIEAACLYRDAQQLDYVFLVAKDGQAQQWLLGSGGSGTNNEHRLVRRLALPSGVEVCRVDDAHGTLFAAEEGMGLWAYGADAEGPPARTPVALQAPHGRLTGELTALAVLPGGVAAIDDKGALLTWKRDGKRWRALPARPLGAQQLVALAPASDKLAVRTKQGWQAPALAWKAGSAPPKRLPIVLPRMQTEPVAQLGDAADDPAIWVHPTDPAKSRILGTNKKQGMLVYDLQGRQTQLLAAGRLNNVDLRQDVRFGSERFDLAVATQRDEQAMVLFAIDANGELREAARLPTGLGDIYGTCLLRTPEGGLDAFVNDKDGRYEHYQITRSGGQFGARLARTFKLASQPEGCVADDRSGLLFVGEEDRGLWVTSARADQPAMLKMVMPVGEWLHDDVEGMGIYHGAKRSYLVVSSQGNNSYVVFDAAAPFAVRGAFRVGLDAVNGIDGASETDGLDVTSANLGGPFARGMLVVHDGYKRMPDGAQNYKAVAWEDIARALQLD; encoded by the coding sequence ATGAACAAGACCGTGTCTCCGATCCTGCACGCCGTCCTGCTGGCCTGCTCCCTGGCCGCGCCGGCATCCGGCGCCGCACCAACCGTGCCGGTCACCCTGAACGACGCCGAAGAACTGGCCGCGCTGCCTGGCGGCGGCTGGCTGGCCCTGGACAAGCGCGCGCTGCGCCTGGTCGGCGCCGATGGCCGCGAACGCGCCAGCCTGCCACTGCGTGGCGAACGACTCGACCTGCGCCCGCTGGATGGCGGCGCACTTGCCATCGTCATCGACGCCAACGCCGAACGTGCGCTGCCGGTGCAGATCGACGTCAAGGCCGGCACGCTGCGCGCACTGCCCGTGCTGCCGGACACGGGCTTCGGCATCGAGGCGGCCTGCCTGTATCGCGATGCGCAGCAGCTCGACTACGTGTTCCTGGTCGCGAAAGATGGCCAGGCGCAGCAGTGGCTGCTGGGTAGCGGCGGTAGCGGCACCAATAACGAACACCGCCTGGTGCGCCGTCTGGCGCTGCCGTCCGGTGTCGAGGTGTGCCGCGTCGACGATGCGCATGGCACGCTGTTCGCGGCTGAAGAAGGCATGGGCCTGTGGGCGTATGGCGCCGATGCCGAAGGTCCGCCAGCCCGCACGCCGGTGGCGCTGCAGGCGCCGCACGGTCGCTTGACGGGTGAACTGACGGCGCTGGCGGTGCTACCGGGCGGCGTGGCCGCGATCGACGACAAGGGCGCCCTGCTGACCTGGAAACGTGACGGCAAGCGCTGGCGCGCGCTGCCGGCCCGCCCGCTCGGCGCGCAGCAACTGGTGGCGCTTGCACCGGCGTCCGACAAGCTGGCCGTGCGCACGAAGCAAGGCTGGCAAGCCCCGGCGCTGGCCTGGAAGGCCGGCAGCGCGCCGCCCAAACGCCTGCCGATCGTGCTGCCGCGCATGCAGACTGAACCCGTCGCGCAGCTGGGCGACGCGGCCGACGATCCGGCGATCTGGGTCCATCCGACCGATCCTGCCAAATCGCGCATCTTGGGCACCAACAAGAAACAGGGTATGCTGGTGTATGACCTGCAGGGCCGCCAGACGCAATTGCTGGCAGCCGGTCGCCTGAACAACGTCGACCTGCGCCAGGATGTACGCTTCGGCAGCGAGCGCTTTGACCTGGCCGTGGCCACCCAGCGCGACGAGCAGGCGATGGTGCTGTTTGCGATCGATGCGAACGGCGAACTGCGCGAAGCGGCGCGCCTGCCCACCGGCCTGGGCGACATCTACGGCACCTGCCTGCTGCGCACGCCCGAAGGTGGGCTGGACGCGTTCGTCAACGACAAGGACGGCCGCTACGAGCATTACCAGATCACGCGCAGTGGGGGCCAGTTCGGCGCACGGCTGGCGCGCACGTTCAAGCTCGCATCGCAGCCGGAAGGTTGCGTGGCGGACGACCGCAGCGGCCTGCTGTTCGTGGGCGAAGAAGACCGCGGCCTGTGGGTGACGTCGGCGCGCGCCGATCAACCGGCAATGCTAAAAATGGTGATGCCGGTGGGCGAATGGCTGCACGACGATGTCGAGGGCATGGGCATCTACCATGGCGCAAAACGCAGCTATCTGGTCGTGTCGAGCCAGGGCAACAACAGCTACGTGGTGTTCGATGCGGCGGCGCCGTTTGCCGTGCGCGGCGCGTTCCGGGTGGGGCTCGATGCGGTCAACGGCATCGATGGCGCGTCCGAGACCGATGGACTCGACGTGACATCGGCCAATCTGGGCGGCCCGTTCGCGCGCGGCATGCTGGTGGTGCACGACGGCTACAAGCGCATGCCGGATGGGGCGCAGAACTACAAGGCCGTGGCGTGGGAAGATATCGCCAGGGCTTTGCAGCTCGACTAA
- a CDS encoding PadR family transcriptional regulator, which produces MTRTRMLSSQAKTLLAVLLHANGKWSHGYELARLADVKSGTLYPLLIRLEAQGYLDAEWQQPSEGGRPPRHAYRLTASGVQLARANPLIDAEAPVMQNRKATL; this is translated from the coding sequence ATGACTCGAACTCGTATGCTCTCATCCCAGGCCAAGACGTTGCTTGCCGTTCTGCTCCACGCCAATGGCAAATGGTCCCACGGCTATGAATTGGCCCGGCTTGCCGACGTCAAATCGGGGACGCTGTATCCGCTTCTTATCCGTTTGGAAGCACAAGGCTATCTGGACGCCGAGTGGCAACAGCCATCCGAAGGGGGCCGACCGCCGCGACATGCCTATCGTCTGACAGCCAGCGGCGTACAACTTGCGCGCGCCAATCCGCTTATCGACGCGGAGGCACCGGTCATGCAGAATCGAAAGGCCACCTTATGA